CGCCACCCCCTTGGACGGAGACCTCTGTGCCCGCTTCCCCGACACCCGAGCCGCGCGACGCCGCTCCCGAGCAGTCCTCGACCGGCGCACCTGAGGCGGACGCCGTCCACTCCGTCGCCGCCGCGCTCCGGTCGCCGCGACGGCTGCGCACGGAGGTCTTCGCCGGTCTCGTCGTCGGGCTCGCGCTGATCCCCGAAGCGATCGCGTTCTCGATCATCGCGGGCGTCGATCCGCGGGTCGGGCTGTTCGCGTCGTTCACGATGGCGGTCGCGATCGCGTTCCTCGGCGGTCGCCCGGCGATGATCTCTGCGGCGACCGGGGCTGTGGCGCTCGTCGTCGCGCCGGTCGCGCGCGAGCACGGGCTCGACTACCTCGTCGCGACGATCATCCTCGCGGGTGTCATCCAGGTGGCGTTCGGGCTGCTCGGCGTCGCGCGTCTCATGCGGTTCGTGCCGCGCTCAGTCATGGTCGGATTCGTCAACGCGCTGTCGATCCTCGTCCTGCTCGCGCAGCTCCCGCACCTCGTGGACGTCCCGTGGGCGGTCTACGCGCTGACCGCCGCAGGCATCGCCATGATGGTGCTCATCCCCCGCTGGACGACGATCGTCCCGGCGCCGCTCGTCGCGATCGTCGTGCTGACGACGGCGGTCGTGGTCGCGGGCATCGACGTGCCGGACGTCGGCGACGAGGGCGCCCTCCCCGAGTCCCTGCCGACGTTCGGGCTGCCGCACGTGCCCCTCACGCTCGAGACGTTCGAGATCATCGCGCCGTTCGCGCTCGGGGTCGCGCTCGTCGGTCTCCTGGAGTCGCTGCTGACCGCCAAGCTGGTCGACGACGTCACGGACACCCACTCGAACAAGACGCGCGAGGCGTGGGGCCAGGGCGCCGCGAACATCATCACGGGCCTGTTCGGCGGCATGGGCGGTTGCGCGATGATCGGCCAGACGATGATCAACGTGAAGGTGTCCGGCGCCCGCACCCGCATCTCGACGTTCCTCGCGGGCGTGTTCCTGCTCGCGCTCGTCGTCGGGCTGGGCGACGTGGTCGCGGCCATCCCGATGGCCGCGCTGGTCGCGGTGATGATCATGGTGTGCGTCGCGACGATCGACTGGCACTCGGTCCGTCCGAGCACGCTACGACGCATGCCGCGCAGCGAGACGGCGGTCATGCTCACGACCGTGGTGGTGACGGTGTGGTCGCACAACCTTGCGTACGGCGTCGTCAGCGGGGTGCTCGTGGCGGCGGTGCTGTTCGCGAACCGCGTCTCGCACATGACGTCGGTGACGCACGTCGACGCCGCCGACGGCGAGACGCGCGTGTACACGGTGCGCGGCGAGCTGTTCTTCGCGTCGTCGAACGACCTCGTCTACCAGTTCGACTACGCGAACGGTCCGCGCCACGTCGTCGTCGACATGTCGAGCGCGCACGTGTGGGACGCGTCGACGGTCGCGACGCTCGACGCGATCACCACCCGCTACGAGGCGAAGGGCGCGACCGTCGAGATCGTCGGCATGAACCCGGACAGTGCGGCGCGGCACGGGCGACTGTCAGGGACGCTCGGTTCCTGACCTGTTCACCGCTCATGGCGGGCGCTAGCCTCGGCGCATGGACAGCTCCGAGGTCGCCGCGTACCGCCGCGGGCAGGCCGCCAACCTGCGGCTCGCCGTGGTCGGCCGCTACCTCTTCGTCGGCCTGTGCACGGGCATGGGGGCCGGGGCCGTCGCTGGCGCGCTGCTCGACCAGAGCGACTCCGAGTGGTTCGGCGTGCTCATGACGATCTACGCGGTCGTCGCCGGTCTCGTCGGCCTCGTGGTGGGTGGGATCCTCGCAGTCGTGGCGTTGCGGCTGCCTGCGCCCCTGACCGCGCGAGCGCGAATGTGGCTCACGATGGTGCCTGTCTGGGCCGCGCTCGTCGCAGTCTGGTTCCTCGCGCAGGACAGCGCTGCGGGACGGGGCCCCGTCGCCGTGCTGACGGTCGCCACGATCACTGGTGGGGCGTCGTTCTTCCTCACGCCGTGGTGCATCGCGCCGTTGCGCGAGCTGCGAGAGCACGGGGGACGCCATCCGCGCTGACGCCTCCCAAGCGTGTCAGGCGCCGCGGGCGGCCCGCTCGAGGAGCTGGTGCGCTTCCGTTCCCTCGGGGAAAAGGACGTCGATGCGAGCGGCGCCCATGCCGAGCGTCGCGCGCATCGTCTCGCGGTACCTCGGGTCGGGGGCGATCTCGATCGTGTCGAGCAGGCCGAGCGGGACGATCAGGCGGGACGTCGACATGACGGGGGCGCGTCCGCGGACGACCCAGGCGTGGCGGCCGTAGACCTCGAGCGTGCGGTCGTCGGCGGACAGGATGGCGGCGTGCAGGGTCGCGGGCGAGAACGCCCGGACGATCGCGTGGAAGGGTGCGGTGATCACGGTCGCGTGGCGGCGCACGTCGCGGCGGGAGTGCCCGGTCCACGGTGCGAGCTCGGGGTGGGCGCGTCGGATCTCGCGGACGTGGCTGGCGAGCGACTGGTCGTCGCGGCCGAGGTCGAGCGCAGCGACGGGGTCGGCGGTCGCGCGACCTGCGCGCAGCACGGCGGCGCCCCGCTGCGTCGGGGCGCCGGTCGTGACGTGGGCTCGGAGCAGCTCGACGAGGCGACGGACGTTGTCACGTGAGGAGCCGTTGTAGGGGACACTCACAGCGTTCCCGGAGCGGGTCGTCACGGTGACGGTGCCGTCGAGGATGCTGACGGCGTCGCGGACCGCGACGATCTCGTCGTGCCGCACGCGGACCGTGTCGTAGCCGCGGTCGCTCCGCACGCCGGCGCGGCGGGACAGCATGGTGAGGGCCGTGGCGTCGACGACCACGAGGTGGTCGTAGAGGTCCATGTCGGGGTGGGCGTCGCGCCGCGCGATGTTGCGCGGGAACTTGAGCACGAGCTCGCTCGCGTCGAGGTCGAGCGGGTGGTCACGGTAGAGCGGCGGCACCTGGTCAGGAGTCTCGACGACGTCGATCCACGGTCCGAACAGGTCGAACTCGCTCGTGCTTGCCTGCGTGGACGTCATGGCTCTCCCTCGGGCTGGTCATCAGCGGTGATGACGGCCGCCGCACGCGCTCGTCGCGTTCGCCGGTGTGCGTCTGAGCCTAGCTGTGTGTCGTGTGTCCGAGTGGCGCCGCCAGCCGCGGACTTGATAGGCAGGTCCGATGATCTCGACGCGACTGGCCACGCTCGCCGACGTCCCTGCCGCTGCACGCACCCTCGCTCTCGCTTTCGCAGACTATCCGTGGACGCGCTGGTCCGTGCCCGCGGAGGACCACGACGCTCGGCTCGAGGAGCTGCAGGCGCTGTATCTCGCGCACGCGGTGGGCTGGGGCGTCGTGCTGGTCGACGACGCGGTGACAGCGGTCGCGGCGGTCCTGCCGCCCGACGCACCGGCCCCGTCGGACGAGGTGCAGGCGCGGGTCGCGGAGCTGCACGGGGACCGGCTCGAGCGGCTGCTCGGCGTGGCGAAGCCGGAGCGCCCCGAAGGGGCGTGGGACTTCGCGACGCTCGGTGTGCGCCCGGACCGTCGGGGTGCCGGGCTGGGGTCTGCGGTGCTCACGGATGCGCTGACGCTCGTCGCGGAGCGTGCTCCGGATGCACCGGTCGCGCTGGAGACGTCAGACGTGCGCAACGTCCGCTTGTACGAGGGGCACGGGTTCGCGGTCACCGCGCACACGGACGTGCCGGACGGCCCGGACGTGTTCTCGATGGTGCGCGCACCTGCTCGTTGAGCCCGGTGCCTCTCGGCCCTGACGGCTCAGGCGCAGGCGACGCAGCGCCGGGCGGTGGGCCGGGCGCGGAGCCGGTCGAGCGGGATGGGCTGCCCGCAGGCCTCGCAGACGCCGTAGGTGCCGTCGTCGAGCCGGGCGAGCGCCGCGCTGATCTCGTCGAGGGCGTCGTGGGCGCTCTGGGCGAGGGCGTCGACCTGCGAGCGTTCGAAGGCGATCGTGGTGCCTTCGGGGTCGTGCTCGTCGTCGACGTTGGCGTTGGCGGCGGCGTCGACGATGTCCTGGAAGGTGCGGGCGTGCGCGCCGAGGCGCTCCTCGGCCTCGGCGCGGCGGGCGAGCAGCGCGGTGCGCAGCTCGGCGACGGCGTCGGCCTGGAGCACAGGTGGCCTCAGTTGAGCGCGCGCGTGCTGGTCGGGATGGCGCCGTCGGCGTAGAGGCTTGCGGCGACGTCCTGCAGGGCGGTGAGCGCGACGCGCTGTGTCATGGGTCCGTAGGAGATGCGGCCGACGCCGAGCGCCTCGTACTCGGCGGCGGTGAGGGCGCCGGGCAGGCCGATGACGGAGACCTTGCGCTCGCCGATGCCCTCGACGAGCTGGCGGGTCACGTCTGCGTCGAGGACGCCGGGCACGAAGATGATGTCGGCGCCTGCGTCGAGGTAGGCGCGGCCGCGCTCGATCGCGTCGGCGACCTTGTCGGCGACGGGCTTGTCGCCGCCGCGCACGAACGCGTCCGTGCGGGCGTTGAGCGCGAACGGCACACCCTCCGCCTCGCCTGCGGCGACGATCGCGGCGACGCGATCGGCAGCCTCGGTGACGGGGACGAGACGGTCCTCGACGTTCGCGCCGACGACTCCGACGCCGATCGCGCGGCGGGCGGTCTCGCCCGGGTTGTCGTAGCCGTTGTCGAGGTCGGCGCTCACGGGCACGTCGCCAGCGGCCTCGACGATGCGGCCGACCATGTCGAGCGTGATGTCGAGCGGGATGTCGCCGTCGCCGTAGCCGAAGGTCGCGGCGATCGAGTGACCGGCGGTCGCGAGCGCCTTCGTCTCAGGAAGCTCGAGCACAGCCTTCGCGGAGATCACGTCCCACACGTTGACGACGCGCAGGATCTCCGGCGCGGCGTGCAGCTCGCGCAGGCGACGAGCGCGGTCGGCGACGGACAGGGACGCAGGGCTCGTGTTCGCGGTCATGCGGCCAGGCTAGCCCGGCCCGCAGACACCGGCCCGTCCGCCCACGTGCCGTCTCAGAAGGCCGGACGGCCGCGGCTACGCGAGCAACGTCTCCCCGACGAACCCGCCCTCGGCGCAGCCGGGCGGGATCGCGAAGACGGCGGAGCCGATCGGCGTCGTCCACTCGTTGAGCAGGTCGAGCTCGTCGAGTCGCCGCTGCAGCGGCACGTACTGCGCGTCGACGTCCGCCTGGCAGGCGATGAACACGAGCCCGGAGGCGGAGATCTCCTCGCCGCGCGGCGCGTCGTCGTAGTTGTAGGAGCGGCGGAAGATCCGCTCGCGCGGGTCGTCCGACCGCGCACGGCGCACGTGGGAGAACTCGGGGATGACGGGAAAGCCGAGCGGTGTGGTCGCCTCGAAGTCGGGCTCGTCGTGCTCCTGCGTGCCGGTCAGCGGCGCACCGTTGGCCAGGAGCCGGCCGACGGACTGCTCGCGCCCGTCGCGGTCCAGCTTGTCCCACGTGTCGAGGTTCATCGCGATGCGCCGCACGACCATGCTCGTGCCGCCCGCGAGCCAGCCGTCGCGCGACCACACGACCTCGTCGAAGTCCGCAGTGCCCGGCTCGGGGTTGACGGTGCCGTCGACCTGCCCGAACAGGTTCCGCATCGTCGTGGTCGACGCCTCGGAGCCCCGAGCGCGCCGGAACCCGGCCTGGGTCCAGCGCACGGTCGCGAAGCGGCGGGTGTCCTTGAGCAGCATCCGCACGGCGTGGGCGACGGTGAGCGCGTCGTCGGCCGCGACCTGGAGCAGCAGGTCACCGTCGCTCCACGCGTCGTCGAGACGGTCGATCCCGAAGGCCGGGAGCGGCCGCAGCCACGGCGGCGCCACGGCGGCGGTGCGCCGCACGAGCTCCGGCCCGAACCCGAACGTCACCGTGAGCCGTGCGGGCACGACGGCGAGCTCAGGCTCCGAGTCCGCGAGCGCCGACCGCCCCTGCGTGAGGCGAGCAGCGTCGTCGGTCAGCAACCGCATCATGCGACGCAGCGCGTCGCGGTCGGTCTCGGGGCGCAGGTCGAGGGCGACGAGCGTCGCGCACGACTGCGGCGGCGTCGTCGCGATCCCGGCCTGGTGCTCGCCGTAGAACGCG
This genomic window from Flavimobilis soli contains:
- a CDS encoding SulP family inorganic anion transporter; this translates as MPASPTPEPRDAAPEQSSTGAPEADAVHSVAAALRSPRRLRTEVFAGLVVGLALIPEAIAFSIIAGVDPRVGLFASFTMAVAIAFLGGRPAMISAATGAVALVVAPVAREHGLDYLVATIILAGVIQVAFGLLGVARLMRFVPRSVMVGFVNALSILVLLAQLPHLVDVPWAVYALTAAGIAMMVLIPRWTTIVPAPLVAIVVLTTAVVVAGIDVPDVGDEGALPESLPTFGLPHVPLTLETFEIIAPFALGVALVGLLESLLTAKLVDDVTDTHSNKTREAWGQGAANIITGLFGGMGGCAMIGQTMINVKVSGARTRISTFLAGVFLLALVVGLGDVVAAIPMAALVAVMIMVCVATIDWHSVRPSTLRRMPRSETAVMLTTVVVTVWSHNLAYGVVSGVLVAAVLFANRVSHMTSVTHVDAADGETRVYTVRGELFFASSNDLVYQFDYANGPRHVVVDMSSAHVWDASTVATLDAITTRYEAKGATVEIVGMNPDSAARHGRLSGTLGS
- a CDS encoding TraR/DksA family transcriptional regulator, encoding MLQADAVAELRTALLARRAEAEERLGAHARTFQDIVDAAANANVDDEHDPEGTTIAFERSQVDALAQSAHDALDEISAALARLDDGTYGVCEACGQPIPLDRLRARPTARRCVACA
- a CDS encoding isocitrate lyase/PEP mutase family protein — translated: MTANTSPASLSVADRARRLRELHAAPEILRVVNVWDVISAKAVLELPETKALATAGHSIAATFGYGDGDIPLDITLDMVGRIVEAAGDVPVSADLDNGYDNPGETARRAIGVGVVGANVEDRLVPVTEAADRVAAIVAAGEAEGVPFALNARTDAFVRGGDKPVADKVADAIERGRAYLDAGADIIFVPGVLDADVTRQLVEGIGERKVSVIGLPGALTAAEYEALGVGRISYGPMTQRVALTALQDVAASLYADGAIPTSTRALN
- a CDS encoding Dyp-type peroxidase; this encodes MARGQTPETGRIGLSRRQVLLGGAVAGAGAVVAVGADALTRRATTSGPTATRAEPHEVLHGGDTVAFYGEHQAGIATTPPQSCATLVALDLRPETDRDALRRMMRLLTDDAARLTQGRSALADSEPELAVVPARLTVTFGFGPELVRRTAAVAPPWLRPLPAFGIDRLDDAWSDGDLLLQVAADDALTVAHAVRMLLKDTRRFATVRWTQAGFRRARGSEASTTTMRNLFGQVDGTVNPEPGTADFDEVVWSRDGWLAGGTSMVVRRIAMNLDTWDKLDRDGREQSVGRLLANGAPLTGTQEHDEPDFEATTPLGFPVIPEFSHVRRARSDDPRERIFRRSYNYDDAPRGEEISASGLVFIACQADVDAQYVPLQRRLDELDLLNEWTTPIGSAVFAIPPGCAEGGFVGETLLA
- a CDS encoding GNAT family N-acetyltransferase gives rise to the protein MISTRLATLADVPAAARTLALAFADYPWTRWSVPAEDHDARLEELQALYLAHAVGWGVVLVDDAVTAVAAVLPPDAPAPSDEVQARVAELHGDRLERLLGVAKPERPEGAWDFATLGVRPDRRGAGLGSAVLTDALTLVAERAPDAPVALETSDVRNVRLYEGHGFAVTAHTDVPDGPDVFSMVRAPAR